From Calditrichota bacterium, one genomic window encodes:
- a CDS encoding RidA family protein has protein sequence MQSINSKNAPAPIGPYSQAIEVNGFIYTSGQIALSAKSGEIVSDNLEDQVHQVIKNLQSVLQAGGSDLNKVVKTTIFLANMNDFVKVNEIYSTYFNESKPARSTVEVSCLPKNVLVEIDCVAVI, from the coding sequence ATGCAAAGCATTAATTCAAAAAATGCACCGGCTCCTATTGGACCCTATTCGCAAGCTATTGAAGTAAACGGTTTTATCTATACATCCGGACAAATTGCTTTGAGCGCCAAATCTGGAGAGATTGTTTCTGATAATTTAGAAGATCAGGTACACCAGGTTATTAAAAATTTGCAGTCTGTTTTACAAGCTGGAGGATCGGATTTAAATAAAGTCGTTAAAACAACTATTTTCTTAGCAAACATGAATGATTTTGTCAAAGTAAATGAAATATATTCTACCTATTTCAATGAGTCTAAACCAGCACGCTCTACCGTGGAAGTTAGTTGCTTGCCAAAAAATGTTTTGGTTGAAATAGATTGTGTTGCGGTAATATAA
- a CDS encoding T9SS type A sorting domain-containing protein, with protein sequence MCKKFLVTMLLGFVSLTNLSAQAVIADINSHQIMDGTGRVSIKYRLSGIVGTGVTIKLIASLDGGVNFNTVPPDKYLKGDVGTDISNGNNEIIWDADSTFSQSNKLHENVKIKLIIEEQTLAQTITLELFEPIDSVWELPDTVTLSDYESPSQLFWGSNGKDERGSPLFSNSVDVGATFYPIKNVQGFPVKSDGPSWNRRGASSFYAQKDEKIWISASVGVWTTNGIDWQYQIRYQNSGTDSSMFIGYVPNSGFWTDPIEITEYKVTSSENISTPFVSAGFSIDLRKSLKHLNSYLSSINPKELTDTQFDDSPIKVCADGTSNISQFYYSGTLDDVSKADLKIVITENESIVDTVQNGRIHKVAFEEGNIIFHYKHPLQVPTDHLYNELTLKIVKISTQYTIYEYPVRVYRAPVVMVHGLWADRSTFEDLDNELKLSQWPNELTRNLGYEETNSHSFETNKDFVKGEVFSTILNAIEKKYSVGKVNLVVHSMGGILSRLYFQSDGYNADVCRFITLNTPHSGSQMGNFLIEALHGKGGAGLASVLFTALALSNQNPYNGAVEDLRVGSDAIFSLNDNITSQSIPKHVIVTNETLADTTNEPTGFVKVIFTVLFFIYTDVEQQVKDIFNYTLNDFIVPDSSQSGGIINETFLAGQWHSGSAANIKNISKVLFLLNQHPDNESFFTRDIFKPLEIHYNYKFNHGNSFQPVFSNTIANSSDSISITYPSNGSSFSPGMKLDVSVSGTDNIIKSISIIGSETSQGFTHIIDSANGVFQYTIPDDAFGVFKLVTFGIDNNENLYQDSVLFNVNFDADLDSIKINPRKIFSLESNLFQLNVQGFYSDGIRRNIAKLSDLKYEFADSSLLHDSPGLFKGVYPDTTKIFVSIGQIKDSIEVVILPKDIFVGINDNNSKLNQIVKYELIQNYPNPFNPITTISYNLPKADDVKIEIFDITGRRVKELSHGKQTAGTHSLQFDGSDLASGLYILKLQAGRYIASKKMLLIK encoded by the coding sequence ATGTGTAAGAAGTTTCTTGTCACAATGTTATTAGGTTTTGTTTCTCTAACAAACCTTTCTGCTCAAGCTGTTATAGCTGATATCAATTCTCACCAAATAATGGATGGTACTGGACGTGTTTCAATAAAATATCGTCTTTCTGGCATTGTAGGCACTGGTGTTACAATTAAACTTATAGCTTCATTAGATGGAGGAGTAAATTTTAATACTGTTCCACCTGACAAATATTTAAAAGGAGATGTAGGAACGGATATATCAAATGGCAACAATGAGATAATATGGGACGCTGATAGTACTTTTAGCCAGTCAAATAAACTACATGAAAATGTAAAGATTAAACTCATAATTGAAGAACAGACTTTGGCACAAACAATAACCTTAGAACTTTTTGAACCAATAGATTCAGTTTGGGAACTTCCTGACACTGTTACTCTTTCAGATTATGAATCCCCAAGTCAATTATTCTGGGGATCAAATGGAAAAGATGAACGAGGCTCACCTCTATTTAGCAATAGTGTTGATGTTGGAGCTACTTTTTACCCAATAAAAAACGTACAAGGTTTTCCAGTAAAATCAGATGGTCCAAGTTGGAATAGAAGAGGTGCAAGCAGTTTTTATGCACAAAAAGATGAAAAAATTTGGATTTCTGCATCTGTTGGTGTCTGGACAACAAATGGGATTGATTGGCAATATCAAATCCGATATCAAAATTCAGGAACCGACTCTTCAATGTTTATTGGATACGTTCCAAACTCTGGGTTTTGGACAGATCCAATTGAAATAACAGAATACAAAGTTACATCAAGTGAAAATATAAGCACACCATTTGTCTCTGCAGGTTTTTCAATTGATTTAAGAAAATCACTGAAACATTTAAATAGTTATTTGTCTTCTATAAATCCTAAAGAATTAACAGACACTCAATTTGATGATTCCCCAATTAAAGTCTGTGCTGACGGAACCTCAAATATATCACAATTCTATTATAGTGGAACCCTAGATGATGTGTCTAAAGCAGATTTGAAAATAGTTATTACAGAAAACGAAAGTATAGTTGATACAGTTCAAAATGGTCGTATCCACAAAGTGGCATTTGAAGAAGGGAATATAATTTTTCATTATAAGCATCCTTTACAAGTGCCTACTGACCATTTATATAATGAGCTAACTCTCAAAATAGTAAAAATATCTACACAATATACAATTTATGAATACCCCGTGCGTGTTTATCGCGCCCCTGTTGTAATGGTTCATGGCCTTTGGGCAGATAGAAGTACGTTTGAAGATTTAGATAATGAACTAAAATTATCACAGTGGCCAAATGAGTTGACAAGAAATCTAGGTTATGAAGAAACTAACAGTCATTCGTTTGAAACAAACAAAGATTTTGTTAAAGGCGAAGTGTTTTCCACAATATTAAATGCAATTGAAAAAAAATATTCTGTTGGAAAAGTAAATCTAGTTGTTCATAGTATGGGTGGTATTTTATCAAGACTTTATTTTCAAAGTGATGGTTATAATGCTGATGTTTGTAGGTTTATAACTTTGAACACACCGCACTCAGGTTCTCAGATGGGAAACTTCTTAATAGAGGCATTACACGGGAAAGGAGGGGCTGGTTTAGCTTCAGTACTTTTCACAGCCTTAGCTCTGTCAAACCAAAACCCCTATAATGGTGCAGTTGAAGATTTGAGGGTTGGTAGCGATGCAATATTTTCCTTAAATGACAATATCACTTCACAAAGTATTCCAAAACACGTTATTGTAACCAATGAAACGCTCGCTGACACAACTAATGAGCCAACAGGATTTGTTAAAGTAATTTTTACAGTTCTGTTTTTTATTTATACAGATGTTGAGCAACAAGTAAAAGATATTTTCAACTATACATTAAACGATTTCATCGTTCCAGATTCAAGTCAATCAGGAGGGATTATTAATGAAACATTTTTAGCTGGACAATGGCATTCTGGTTCTGCAGCTAATATAAAAAACATATCGAAAGTGTTATTCTTATTAAATCAACATCCTGACAACGAAAGTTTTTTCACTAGAGATATATTTAAACCTCTAGAAATTCACTACAATTATAAATTTAACCATGGCAATTCATTTCAACCTGTTTTTTCAAATACTATTGCAAATTCATCTGATTCAATATCTATAACTTACCCATCTAATGGATCTTCTTTTTCTCCGGGAATGAAACTTGACGTTTCTGTTTCCGGAACAGATAATATTATAAAGTCAATATCTATAATTGGTTCAGAAACATCTCAAGGTTTTACTCATATCATAGATTCAGCAAATGGGGTATTTCAATATACTATACCGGATGATGCTTTTGGTGTTTTTAAACTTGTTACTTTTGGAATCGACAATAATGAGAATCTTTATCAAGATTCAGTTTTATTTAATGTCAACTTTGACGCAGATCTTGATAGTATTAAAATAAATCCTCGAAAGATATTTTCACTTGAAAGTAATTTATTCCAATTAAATGTACAGGGTTTTTATAGCGATGGAATTAGAAGAAATATTGCAAAGCTCTCAGATTTAAAATATGAATTTGCTGACAGTTCTTTACTACATGATTCCCCAGGCTTATTTAAAGGTGTGTATCCTGACACAACCAAAATATTTGTTTCCATTGGCCAAATAAAGGATTCTATTGAGGTAGTAATTTTACCTAAAGATATCTTTGTTGGAATTAATGATAATAACTCAAAGCTAAACCAGATTGTTAAATATGAACTTATACAAAACTATCCTAATCCGTTTAATCCAATCACGACTATTTCTTATAATCTGCCAAAAGCAGATGATGTTAAAATTGAAATCTTTGATATAACCGGTCGCAGGGTAAAAGAATTGTCTCATGGAAAACAAACAGCTGGTACACACTCATTACAATTTGATGGTTCCGATTTAGCAAGCGGTTTATACATTTTAAAACTTCAAGCTGGAAGATACATAGCCAGCAAGAAAATGCTCTTGATTAAATGA
- a CDS encoding DUF2279 domain-containing protein, which yields MHIIGSFISTGITRLALKRYAGFSDSKSVNIALSFSFSLGLAKEIHDSRQERNIFSYKDISANLLGSLLAYLVVK from the coding sequence ATGCATATCATCGGTAGTTTTATTAGCACCGGCATTACCAGGCTTGCCTTAAAACGCTATGCCGGGTTTTCGGACTCAAAAAGTGTAAATATTGCACTTTCATTTTCTTTTAGTCTTGGGCTTGCCAAAGAAATTCATGATAGTCGGCAAGAGAGAAATATATTTTCGTATAAAGACATCAGTGCAAATTTGCTTGGTTCTTTATTAGCTTACCTTGTTGTAAAATAA
- a CDS encoding T9SS type A sorting domain-containing protein, with translation MKTTIINVFSMVFLLTISNAKELGSNTQSGTLSIWIVGGLDKVSGKVTINGVDNSRPSTPFQWDWGDGTVESGWFPNSHIYSDLSQNYSVKVIAFYGSGATDTNRINIEFVGTQVRFKDHTIVGGEFAALDVNSVFTIDIDNDGDVDVLSASGKDDKIAWYENDGSKNFISRIISTKADNAESVYAEDIDSDGDIDVLSASFGSYPDYKGEITWYENDGNQNFNEHIITSSLDEAKSIFTIDVDSDGDMDVLSASFGQIAWYENDGSQSFVIHVITTEVNIAEEVYAIDIDGDNDIDILSASRDEGKIAWYENDGIQNFITHNISKEAIEAYSVYANDIDNDGDIDVLSGSDKIIWFENDGNQNFTSNVIADKSFEYYDVIAEDVDSDGDFDIVSGSWGPPDSRLSWLENDGEENFTSHSLDFTMFVLGVEAADLDNDGDIDLLSGRAGDYDLGWFENDGEESFILHPLTSGVWDPISVHALDLDNDGDVDMLSGSYNNNRIVWYENDGKQWFNTHIIYNGIVFGLLSVFPIDLDSDGDMDIISTSESNYADENFDHVSWHENDGNQNFEKHIITTDISYSTSIYACDVDGDGDMDILATSGHEDKIIWYENDSNQDFTSHIIATSADLPLSVHANDVDGDGDIDILSTSWFDKEIAWYENDGNELFSPHVINTSADSAKSVFSIDLDNDGDIDILSAAGSEISWYDNDGNQNFRTRYIYKGLKSAQNVYAVDMDNDGDIDALSSSNENNGISWFKNDGNQNFTAYSFTTTIGGAQSVFAADVDSDGDMDVISGTHYDSRIAWYENLGDPVSINDKKVILAIEADLSQNYPNPFNPVTTISYSLPKADNVKIEIFDITGRRVKELFNGKQQAGTHSINFDASNLASGLYIYKLQTHSFITSKKMLMIK, from the coding sequence ATGAAAACCACGATAATAAATGTCTTTTCTATGGTATTTCTTTTAACAATTTCCAATGCTAAAGAATTAGGCTCAAACACACAATCTGGCACTTTGAGTATCTGGATAGTGGGAGGTTTGGATAAAGTAAGTGGAAAAGTAACGATTAATGGTGTGGACAATTCTCGACCGAGTACACCTTTTCAGTGGGATTGGGGTGATGGGACAGTTGAATCAGGATGGTTCCCGAATAGTCATATTTATAGTGACTTATCCCAAAACTACAGCGTCAAAGTAATAGCATTCTATGGCAGTGGGGCCACAGATACTAACAGAATTAATATTGAATTTGTGGGAACTCAGGTGCGGTTCAAAGATCATACAATTGTTGGCGGGGAATTTGCTGCTTTGGACGTCAATTCGGTTTTTACTATCGATATAGACAATGATGGGGATGTGGATGTATTATCAGCTTCAGGGAAAGATGACAAAATCGCCTGGTATGAAAATGATGGGAGTAAAAATTTCATCTCCCGTATTATCTCGACTAAAGCTGATAATGCTGAATCTGTTTACGCTGAAGATATTGATAGTGATGGGGATATAGATGTGCTTTCAGCTTCTTTTGGTTCTTATCCGGATTACAAAGGAGAAATAACCTGGTATGAAAATGATGGTAATCAAAACTTTAATGAACACATAATTACTTCGAGTTTAGATGAAGCTAAATCTATTTTTACAATAGATGTTGATAGTGATGGTGATATGGATGTGTTATCTGCATCATTCGGGCAAATTGCTTGGTATGAAAACGATGGTAGTCAGAGTTTTGTTATCCATGTTATAACAACAGAAGTAAATATAGCTGAGGAAGTTTATGCAATTGATATTGACGGTGATAATGACATAGATATTCTTTCTGCCTCCAGGGATGAAGGAAAAATTGCTTGGTATGAGAATGATGGGATACAAAACTTTATTACACATAATATTTCAAAAGAAGCAATAGAGGCCTATTCAGTTTATGCGAATGATATAGATAATGATGGGGATATAGATGTACTTTCTGGTTCAGATAAAATTATCTGGTTTGAGAATGACGGCAACCAGAATTTCACATCCAATGTTATTGCTGACAAATCTTTTGAATATTATGATGTTATTGCAGAAGATGTTGATAGTGATGGAGATTTTGATATAGTATCAGGATCTTGGGGACCTCCAGATTCTCGACTTTCTTGGTTAGAAAATGATGGCGAAGAAAATTTCACATCTCATAGCCTTGATTTTACTATGTTTGTTTTAGGAGTTGAAGCTGCAGATTTGGATAATGATGGTGATATTGATTTGCTTTCTGGGCGCGCAGGAGATTATGATTTAGGATGGTTTGAAAATGATGGTGAGGAAAGTTTTATACTGCACCCATTAACAAGTGGTGTCTGGGATCCAATATCTGTACATGCACTTGATTTGGATAACGATGGGGATGTGGATATGTTGTCTGGCTCATATAACAATAATAGAATTGTTTGGTATGAAAATGACGGGAAACAATGGTTTAACACCCACATAATTTATAATGGAATTGTGTTCGGTCTCTTATCAGTGTTTCCTATAGATTTAGATAGTGACGGAGATATGGATATTATTTCCACATCTGAGTCTAATTATGCAGATGAAAATTTTGATCATGTCTCATGGCATGAAAATGATGGTAACCAAAATTTTGAAAAACATATTATTACAACCGATATTAGTTATTCAACATCTATTTACGCATGTGATGTTGATGGTGATGGTGATATGGATATACTCGCAACCTCTGGTCATGAAGATAAAATAATATGGTATGAAAATGATAGCAATCAAGATTTTACATCACATATCATAGCTACCAGTGCAGATCTTCCTCTATCAGTCCATGCTAACGATGTAGACGGGGATGGGGATATTGATATTCTATCTACCTCATGGTTTGACAAAGAAATAGCCTGGTACGAAAATGATGGCAATGAGTTGTTTTCTCCACATGTGATAAATACAAGTGCTGATAGTGCAAAATCTGTTTTTTCAATTGATCTGGATAATGATGGAGACATTGATATATTATCCGCCGCTGGGAGTGAAATCTCCTGGTATGATAATGATGGTAATCAGAATTTCAGAACCAGATATATTTATAAAGGATTGAAATCAGCTCAGAATGTGTATGCAGTTGATATGGATAATGATGGTGACATAGATGCTCTTTCTTCAAGTAATGAAAACAATGGTATTAGCTGGTTCAAAAATGATGGTAATCAGAATTTTACAGCCTATTCATTTACAACAACAATTGGCGGAGCACAATCAGTTTTTGCAGCAGATGTTGACAGTGATGGGGATATGGATGTTATTTCTGGAACCCACTATGATAGTAGAATTGCTTGGTATGAAAATCTGGGTGATCCTGTCAGCATAAATGATAAAAAAGTTATTTTAGCTATAGAGGCAGATTTATCCCAAAATTACCCCAATCCATTTAACCCTGTCACCACAATTTCTTATAGTCTGCCAAAAGCAGATAACGTTAAAATTGAAATCTTTGATATAACCGGTCGCAGGGTAAAAGAATTATTCAATGGTAAACAACAGGCTGGCACACACTCCATAAACTTTGATGCTTCTAATCTGGCAAGCGGTTTGTACATCTACAAACTCCAAACACATAGTTTTATAACAAGCAAAAAGATGTTGATGATAAAGTAG
- a CDS encoding response regulator transcription factor gives MNIALIEDDREIRDSLIGYFKHDPEINVTISVESIENFFDCYMTDLNVIIADIGLPGISGIEGISMIKQVLPDTEVLMFTIYKDVDKIFAAIKAGATGYLLKSTPNDKLREAVMKTAEGGSVMSPSIARKVLSFFQEPKVEPLNVLSNREKELVQGLVDGLSYKAIAEKLFISVETVRSHIKNIYRKLHVQSKIEVVRKVLNK, from the coding sequence ATGAACATAGCACTTATTGAAGATGATCGGGAAATTAGAGATAGTTTGATCGGTTATTTTAAACACGATCCTGAAATTAACGTTACCATTTCAGTGGAATCAATTGAAAATTTTTTTGACTGTTATATGACAGACCTGAATGTTATTATTGCCGACATTGGTTTGCCGGGAATCTCTGGGATAGAAGGGATTAGCATGATAAAGCAGGTATTGCCTGATACAGAAGTGCTGATGTTTACAATCTACAAAGATGTAGATAAAATATTTGCAGCTATAAAAGCGGGTGCTACAGGATATCTTTTAAAGAGTACGCCAAACGATAAACTGCGTGAGGCTGTTATGAAAACAGCCGAAGGCGGTTCTGTAATGTCACCTTCAATTGCACGAAAAGTGCTTTCCTTTTTCCAGGAGCCCAAAGTTGAGCCATTAAATGTATTATCAAACCGTGAAAAGGAATTGGTACAAGGTTTGGTTGATGGTTTAAGCTACAAAGCAATAGCAGAAAAACTATTTATTTCAGTTGAAACGGTCCGGTCCCACATTAAAAACATATACCGCAAGCTGCATGTTCAATCCAAGATTGAAGTTGTCCGTAAAGTTTTGAACAAATAA
- a CDS encoding outer membrane beta-barrel protein — protein sequence MNKPIPIFKMLTCRVLVFIILTLLFTSNAYSQIGLGSHASLSNPGLQKSDKYDIRFKTGSGYGFFVRHDVYDSSGTNIDFRYIATLTSHKANLPLGNNAKYDFSLFSMEALANFMIEKSSTLYAGFGIGIMSQLSKDRFRKTYSDQIFYPTVIAGWSYQWAQGFDLFVETKAGYGNSGAGPEKIPVSSLALNFGITMYITE from the coding sequence CGAGTTTTGGTTTTTATAATATTAACTCTTTTATTTACTTCAAATGCCTACTCTCAAATTGGATTAGGATCACATGCTTCACTAAGTAATCCGGGTTTACAGAAATCTGACAAATATGATATCCGTTTTAAAACGGGATCAGGGTATGGTTTTTTTGTGCGGCATGATGTTTATGATTCGTCTGGGACAAATATAGATTTTCGTTATATTGCAACGCTTACTTCTCATAAAGCAAACCTGCCACTTGGCAATAACGCAAAATATGATTTTAGCCTTTTTTCAATGGAAGCATTGGCTAATTTTATGATTGAAAAGAGCTCAACTCTTTATGCAGGATTTGGAATTGGTATTATGTCGCAACTATCAAAAGACCGCTTTCGAAAAACCTATTCGGATCAAATATTTTATCCTACGGTAATTGCAGGATGGAGCTACCAATGGGCGCAGGGTTTTGATCTGTTTGTTGAAACTAAAGCAGGATATGGTAATAGTGGGGCTGGTCCGGAAAAAATTCCGGTTAGTAGTTTAGCGCTAAATTTTGGAATAACGATGTACATTACGGAATAA
- the dnaA gene encoding chromosomal replication initiator protein DnaA: MSENASLHLTHSLEETWLAILDVIEDNINKRSFSTWFAPVKALKITEDFIEVSVPNRFFCEWIDNHYSTLVQNAITQVIGDSKKIKYLVKDNSNSDSPSPYTSQDWQHETEKPAEKVEIDLPFSTRINERYHFDNFIVGDNNNFATAASKAVGEAPGKTNYNPLIIYGQTGLGKTHLIQAIGNRAMLKSPATKVFYASSETFTSHFINAIQRNKVSEFSAFYRSCDILLLDDIQFFSKKGKTQEEFFHTFNDLHQNGKQIVLTSDRPINEIVGLEERLISRFKWGLIVDIQAPDFETRLAILRKKCDESELDIPADVLEYLAVNLVDNVRELEGALTKIMAQVTFTAAEPTISLARNIVAEIAKPDKQLLNIDGIVEYCAKVFDVPKDHIRAKSRKRNIVKARQVAMYLSKQLTNHSLVSIGLHFGGRDHSTVIHGIDSVTQQISEEPVFKNKMESMKKHLEYNR; this comes from the coding sequence ATGTCAGAAAATGCATCACTTCATTTGACGCATTCATTAGAAGAAACATGGCTTGCAATCCTGGATGTAATTGAAGACAATATTAATAAAAGAAGTTTTAGCACCTGGTTTGCACCTGTAAAAGCATTAAAGATTACAGAAGATTTCATTGAAGTTTCGGTTCCCAACCGTTTCTTTTGTGAATGGATCGACAATCACTATTCCACCCTTGTACAAAATGCAATTACCCAGGTAATTGGCGACTCAAAAAAAATAAAATATTTAGTAAAAGATAATAGCAATTCTGACAGTCCATCACCCTATACTTCTCAAGATTGGCAACATGAGACTGAAAAGCCGGCTGAAAAAGTCGAGATAGATCTGCCATTTAGCACTCGCATAAACGAACGCTATCATTTTGACAATTTTATTGTTGGTGATAATAACAATTTCGCAACTGCAGCATCAAAGGCAGTTGGTGAAGCTCCTGGCAAAACAAACTACAATCCTCTGATAATTTACGGGCAAACCGGTCTTGGCAAAACTCACCTAATTCAGGCGATTGGAAACCGGGCAATGCTCAAAAGTCCGGCAACAAAAGTTTTTTATGCATCAAGCGAAACATTCACCTCACATTTTATTAATGCCATCCAGCGTAATAAAGTCAGTGAGTTTTCTGCCTTTTACAGATCTTGCGATATATTGCTTCTTGATGACATCCAGTTCTTTTCCAAAAAAGGGAAAACGCAAGAAGAGTTTTTCCACACTTTTAATGATCTGCACCAAAATGGAAAACAAATTGTATTAACCTCTGACAGGCCAATTAATGAAATTGTTGGTTTGGAGGAAAGGCTGATTTCCCGTTTTAAATGGGGACTTATCGTAGATATCCAGGCACCAGATTTTGAAACACGTCTGGCAATTTTACGCAAAAAATGTGATGAAAGTGAATTGGACATTCCAGCAGATGTACTGGAATACCTTGCGGTAAACCTTGTAGATAATGTACGTGAGCTTGAAGGAGCGTTAACAAAAATTATGGCTCAGGTTACATTTACAGCAGCTGAACCAACCATCAGTCTGGCCCGAAATATTGTTGCCGAAATTGCCAAACCGGATAAGCAGCTATTAAATATTGATGGAATTGTTGAGTATTGCGCCAAAGTTTTTGATGTACCTAAAGACCACATCCGGGCGAAAAGCCGCAAAAGAAATATTGTTAAGGCACGCCAGGTGGCCATGTATCTTTCCAAACAGCTTACAAACCATTCTCTAGTTTCTATAGGCTTACACTTTGGCGGTCGTGATCACTCTACCGTTATCCACGGCATCGATTCTGTAACACAACAGATAAGTGAAGAGCCTGTTTTCAAGAACAAAATGGAGTCTATGAAAAAGCATTTGGAATACAACAGGTAG